Part of the Leptolyngbya sp. FACHB-261 genome, GTGGTTTGTGCTGAAGAATTGGATGCGACAGCGATTGGATGAGTTTGAGAACTTTCGAGATTGTGTGGATGCTGCGTTCAAGCAATGTCCTAACGTATGCGCGTAGAGCTATACTAGACTGTTTTGCTAGTCTCAAGGAGAGGGATGTTGCAGCACCCATTTGTATCAAGAGATGGACTTGCACGGCCTCCAGAACGAGATCGATAACCTAAGAGCTGAACTGGCTAAGGTGCCACCCCTACGATCTAAGATCAATGATCTAAGGGCTAAGCTTGCTGCGGTGCCTAAACTTCAAGCAGAAGTCAAGATGTTCTGTTCAGAAGTTGCTGAGTTTCGACAGAGTATCACTCTAGCGCAGCAGTCGGGGCTATCAATAATGGCAATAGAAGCGCCAACAGAGCCTAAAGAAGCCGAAGGTTCATAACAGTGTAATTAGCGGCTTGTGAAGTGGAATCATTGGCACTAGTCTCTACATTGGGTCTGTCCAGCCAGTTCTAGGAAAGCCTTGCCAAACAGCGCCCTCTCTAAAGTCCATCCTTGCTAGAAACAACGGAACCAGCACATTGTCACAAGTTGTCGCAAGTTTGTAGTAGCGCAGGATTAAGGCGGTAGTAGAGCTGGTTTGTCTCGCCTTCGGGTAAAAGCAGACCTCGATCCACAATGGTTCGCAGTTCACGCTGTAGCGTTCGTCGTGATGGTTCTGGGCAAATCTCCTCAAAGTTTTGAATCGTTAGCCCTCCATGTTCGAGAGCGAAAGCTAGAGCCAGACACTGACGGTTGGAGAGTTGATATTGCTGCGCCAGTAGGTGGCAACGGCTGAGCGGCTGGGCCAAATTCGGCTCCTGCTCAGGCAAGGGGTCCTCGCCTATATAGGGCCGCAGATAGTTCATCAATAGCACCCGAATCTCCTCGTAGAGTTGCTTTCGGTGCGTCTGCCCACTACGTAATGCCACCAGAAGCAAGGCGTTATAGCTTTGGATACAAACCTCAGCAACCAGTTCAGTTTTCTGAATACTTAAACCGGGATTGCGAACCCGAAGTAGGCCGGCAAAACTTCGAATCAAGCCTTGGGTAAAGCTCTCATCAAATCGAGAGAACATCTCTGGAGCCACAAAATACTGGATGTAAACAACGCGAGGCCCTGGATGCTCAAAGTAGGCAGCAAAGCTTTCTACAATCAGATGAACCATTGGCTCAAGCGGCAGTCGAGCGATTTGGGATAGCAACCGATTGTGAATAGACAGCACCTGCTCCATGTGCCGTTCTTCTAGAGCATGGAAGATCGCTAGCTTGTCTGGAAAAAATTGATAAAGCGAACCGATTGCCGTCTGAGCCCGAGCGGCAATGAGATGGGTCGTCGCCGCCTCGTAACCGACCTCAGCGAACACCTCTGCTGCGGCTTCTAAGATGCGCTCGACTCGTTGTTGACTGCGCTTCTGCTTGGGCAGGCGACGCATGACTCCCCTTCTCCTGGTTGAAGCATTCATCGCTTGAGTGTACTTGACAAACACGAGTGATTGGTCATATTTTTCAGTTAGACACGAGTAATTCGTCGCAATTTGTTAGGCTATCATCCCTGAATTTGGCCGAGCTATCGCTCAGCTGATTCGGGCAATTTAATCAGGAGTAAAACACCCATGTCGATACTTGCTGGTGCCCCTTGGCTATTGGCGCACAGATCTATGTTAGGGATCAATAAACCCCAAAAATTATCTCTTTACGGCATTGATTATGTACTTTGGCAAGATAAAACAGGCAAGGTGAACGCTTTGCCCAATGCCTGCCCACACATGGGAGCCATGTTGTCAGAGGGCTGGTGTCACGAAGGGAAAGACCAGACGAGTGTGGTGGTTTGCCCTTTTCATGCACTGGAGTTTGATGGCGAAGGCTGCACGATTTTGCCAGGCTCCCAGAAGAAAACTTTGCCCCAGTTAGCTCCACTGGAGCTGATTATTCAAAATGACTTTATCTGGTCCTACGGTGGGCATGAACCTCAAATACCAATTCCTAACATCCTGAATGAAATCGCCTCTGAATATGAGTTGATCGGTCATACCGCTGATACCAGCGTAGAGACTGATTTGCTGACGATGCTATTGAATATGCACGACTATAACCATCAGAATGGCACTCACCGACCTTTATTTAGAATTGAGGAAGTTCTATTTAAGAGTTTTAGCGATCAGGGGCACCACTCCCACGCGTTTTATAGCATGCCAACAGCGTCTACTAACTTAGTTGAAAAACTGACCAACCTAGATTCGTTGCTGCTCCCCAAAGTCATTGAGGCTCATTTGGAGAATTATTTTCCCTTTCTGATAATATTTCATGTAGAAAACGATCTTGGTAAAGCCAAGCAAATTCACCTGTTTGTGCCGGAGTCCGAAACTCGAACCAGAACTTACGTGTTGATGTATGGGCTACCTAAAAACCCTGTGTTTAGACTTCTAGGGAAAAAGTTTCTGAATTTCGCCAAAGTCGTTGTCGAGCAGGATGCTGATATTCTGCACAAAATCTACCCGAACACACCTCAAAAGATCAAACTCAACAACGAAGTTGGCATGGATTGGGTAAAACGCAACTTCGCAAGTTGGCCGCAAGTTACGGAGCCCAATCTTTCTAAACAAGCTGATTAATCAAAGCTCTATGGCCACAAGCCTAGCTCATGCCTTTTATAACAATGTCTCCTGTCAGTCAGTAACTCCAGTGGCCACAGGAGCATTACTTTTCAATATCAGGTTTTCAATATCCCTAACTCACAGCAGATCTCAGCCTGAGCTTAAGAAACTGGCCCAAAACCTTCGTGACAGCCAATAGCAAGAAATCAGCCAGGTGAAGCAATGGTACCAGCAGTCATGCAGTTTAAAATTCCAATGCCCCACTAGCAACAGCTTTTTCAACTACAAAGGTCGTTGCTAGTGGGTAACTCCGTAGAATCAGTTACTAAAATTAGAAACAGAGTAATCCTTCTACATTGCAGGGCTCGCTTATATACCTTTACCTATATACAGGGCCATCCACGCCTCTCAGGATTAAATGAGATTTTTATTGCAAAGAATATAAAAATGCCTGAAGCCTTGGCATGTCCCAGCAAAATTGGTCAGCAGAATTCTCTGCGTATCTGGTACGCTGCTTACAAGTACCAGATACGCCAAAGCCTTGTTTTATACTCTATATTCAAGTATTTTGCGTATTGATTTCAGACTTCTCATACGGTTGTTTTTATAGGCTAGCTTACAACTTTTATTGGCTAGATCAATCGATCTCACCGCAGTTGAGAGGCTGAAAAGTGACAGCTTAGGGTTGAATTACCTGTCCTTTAGGCTCTGTGGAAACGCGATTATTAACTTCCCCTAAAGGCAATACGAAGTTTGTAAAACTCACTGATTTCTACTTGTCTTCTAAACAAAAAATGCTATGTTTGCATAGGTCCCAGTATCCAAAAGCTCTGGTACAAGCTTGAGATAAGGACCTGTTGAGCTGTCGACTTGAGGAAGAAAATATATTCCAAGCGCTCTCGATCATCTTAACCAGCCATTTTAAACCTGAGGGCTGTGGGGGAAGGTGTTGTTGGAGCATAACAAGTCAAGGCTTCATCGTTAGCTTCTGTTGTTCAAAGGTCAGGGTCTGCCGCTACCAAGCTTCCTTCTTGTAACTGTGTGTAAGGATTCAGAGCTGAAAGTGACATGGCCAAGGGACGCTTCAAGAAGGGTGAGTTCGGAGCTTTGCTCAACACCTTGCATCAGAGACGGTTTACTGGCAAATTACAGGTTCTCAGCGAGCAAGAGACATCGAGCCAACTGATTGAGCGAGTAATTTTCTTCAAAAATGGCTGGATCATTTATGCCGGTATAGGCGCGCCTACCATCGAGCTTTACATTCGTATCCTCAGCCCTCATCTCAAAAAAACTTGGGAGCGTATCAGTGCCGAAGCTGGCTTGAGAAAGCTGGGCAACATCAAAGTTCCATCGATTAATAACAGCTACTCTTTCTTGGGTTGGCTGGTCTACAAAGGGATCTTGACTTGGGAGCAGGTCTTATCGATTCTGGAGCCTCATGTGTTGCTTGTGCTGGAGCGTCTGCTGCCTAACTTAGGCACTTTTAGCTTGACCGCTGAGCCGCTCGATACTATCGCCATTGGCTTTCATGTTTCAGAGCTGCTCCACAAGGTGACCACTCGCCAGCGGCAATTGTCTACTCTTGCTCCCCAGCTCACATCGCTGAATGACAGACCAGTTCTTAATTCGCTACCCTGCCCTGAGTCGGCTGATATTCTCAACTCGGCTCAGTACAAAAGCTTTCAAAAATTCATCCCCTGGATCGACGGTGATCGCTCCATTCTTGACCTGGCCGAACTTCAAAGCCAAGACACCCTCAAGCTAGCTCACGCCTGTTCCGTCTGGAGTAAGGCGGGTTGGCTGCGCATGGTTCAGACGACTAGTGCGGCTTACGCACCCACCATTGTTGCCATTGACGATAGTGCAGTCATGCTGGAACTGGTCAAACGCTCGCTGAAGCAGTACCGGGTACTGACCGCACAGAGGGCAACTGAGGGGCTAGCTTTGATCTTTCATGAAAAGCCAGACTTGGTCGTGTTAGATGTCTCAATGCCAGAACTAGATGGCTTTAACCTGTGCAGTACGATCCGAAGCGTTGATTCTTGCAAGCATATCCCTGTGCTCATGTTGACTGCCAGAGATGGTTTTCTAGACAAGATGCGGGGGCGAATGGCTGGCACAACCGAATATCTGACCAAACCATTCGAAGGAGAAAAATTATGCGAGGTTGTAGACAAATATCTTCAACGAAAAATGGTTAATCATCAGGATTCTGTCTCCAAAACTGGATAAACAGGATTAAGGATGTAACTCGTTCTATCTTCGGCCTATCGTTTAGGCTCAACCCGAACGTAGCCAAAATCATAGGGTGGTTTGCCCGGTGTTGGATTGTCCAGTTAGCCATTAAATCAAGCGATATCGAAGGGGATGTCATGTCGAGAGTATTAGTGATTGACGATGTGCCCTCGCAGCAGGATTTAATTTGCCGGATGCTCCAAGAAGGCGGCATCAGCGTTATCCGAGCCAGCAGTGGCGAAGAAGGGCTTAATCGCATTCGTAAAGAAAAGCCGGACTTGTTGATTCTTGATATTGTCATGCCGCGAATGAACGGCTATGAAGTTCTGCGAGAGCTCCGAGCCGACGCAGCAACGAAGCGATTGCCAGTTGTGCTTTGCACAACCAAAGGAACGGACTATGACAAGTCTTGGGGCATGGATATGGGAGCAGATGCTTACATCACCAAGCCATTTGACGAAACGCAGCTGCTCAACACAGTCCGACGTTTGCTTTAAGCCCAAATTCTGTTGGGAGATAATCCTAGATCTTCATGACATCCTCCGCTATTACCCCCCTTAGTAAAGCTGCATTTCCTACGCAGTTCCTGGTATTTCAGCACCAAACCAGTTCTTTCGCGATCGAACTGCGCTTGGTGCAAGAAGTTTTAACCACCATTGAGCAGCCAATCACCCCGGTACCCAACACCGCCCCCATGTTGTTGGGATTAACTAATCTGCGGGGAGAAATTGTGCCAGTCGTAGATTTCGGCCAGTTTGTTGGTCTAGAGATTGTACGTCTCAATTCTCTAGAAAGCCGGATTCTGATTTTAGAAAATACTCAGACCAGTTCCAGCCAAACCACAGCTCGGCAAAATACCATTCGATTTGGCGTAGCGGTCGAGCGAGTTCAAGGCGTGGTGCAATTTCAGGCTGGGAAAATTGAGCCTTCGAGCAATGCCAGCCCGGAGTTAATTCCCTATTTACGGGGATTGTATGACTTGAATGGGCAATTGCTGATGGTGCTTTCTGTGGCAACCTTTGCCAATGACTCTCGCTGGTAGGCCCGCTGCCTAATCAACTGCCTAATTGGCTGCTAATTGGGGTGTTTATCTACCTTATCTACACTCTCGACATGCTTGGAGGAGCGCTCTGATATGTATACTTCACAACGGCTGGAAGATGGTGTTCGGGCCCTCCGAGCTGGGCGCTATGAAGAGGCAATCCAGCTATTAGAAGAAGGGCTTAAAGACGATCCATCTAATCTTGATCTGCGCTACTGGTTATCTAAAGCGCATCAGCAAGGGCAGCGAGATCTAGACACAGCGGTTGAACTTGACCAAGAGTATTTAACAGCTCAGGATTGGCCAGAGCGCAACGGGCAGAATGGCAAGTTAGTACGCAGGGCAGAGGCTTACAGGTCAGAAGCGGAAGACAGTTTTGTTGACGTCTCCACCACTACAAATGTTGACGACCAGCAAAGCTACGAGCGTTCTGGCAAAAACCTGAACAAGAGCCAATCGGAGTCAAACGCCAAGGATAAAAAGACCACTGTTCGCCCCTGGGACAAATTAAGTCTGAGAACTAAGGCAACTGTTTTAGCAGTCGCCTTGGGAACAGTTCCAGTCTTAGGGGTAGGGGCAACTGCCTACTACTTCACCAGTCAAAGAATCACCAACAACCTAATCAGCCAGCAGCAGGTTCGTGCAACCTCCATATCTAGTACCCTCAGCCGTCTTACTCAAGAGCGCTATCAAGACACGATCGGTCTTTCTACGCGGACTTTTCTCACCGACCCCAATGGACGAGCCGCAACTTCTGACCAGGTCAAGGTAACTTCGTTCAAGCAATACCTAGAAAAGGGTTACGACCTTGCTGGTTTTGCCGATCTCAATGGCAGAGTGCTGATCAAAGCAGGCGATGGTTTAGATGATGTGTCAGAGCGTGACTGGTTTAAGGCAGTGAGCAGCACTCAACGCCCGGTCATTATTCCTCCTCGAAAATCATCTGTGACCGGTGAGTATTCAATGTTTGTCGGTGCTCCTGTTGTAGATGGAACCACGGGCAAAATGATCGGGGTCGCTTATACGCGGACGCCTGCCTCCTATTTCAACGAGGTTTTTGCCAAGGAAGCAAAAGCAATCTCTGACAACGTAAAAGACTTCGGCTCCCAAAAATATCTAGCTATCAATGATTTGGGCAACGTTTTTATCGCCCCAGAAAAGAATTACTACGACAAGACGGTTCAAGAGGTTTTTGCTCGCGCCGCAGTTCAATTAAAAACGGTCAACAAAGTTGGCAGTGTCCAAGATACCAACCGGCTGGATAAACAAGAATACGTAGTGTCTTACATTCCTCTACCGGGTGGTGATGGCTTACCTGAGCTGAACTGGGGGGCACTGGTCGCACAGCCTACGGCTGAGTTGTTTGCGGCTCGCCAAGGACTTCTGTTCACCTTTGCGATTGGTATAGGAGTTGCATCTCTGCTAGTCGGGGTGATTGCAGCTTACTTAGCCAACCGAGCTACGCAACCGATTGTGGCGGCAGCAGGAGCGGTCGAGAAGTTGGGGCAAGGCAAACTTGATACCCGCATTGGGGTAAGCGGCGAGGATGAGCTAGCCGTTTTGGGCTCCAACATCAACCGCATGGCGGTGCAGCTTCAATCGTTGCTGAGCCAAACTCAGCAACAAGCCAGAATGCAGAAAGCAGAGCGGGAAAAACTGCAACGTCAGGTGGACGCCATCGCGCTTGCAGTAAATAGCATCGCTCAAGGTAAGCTCGACACCCGCATCCCGGCGTTGACTGGGGAAGGAGTGGTCAAAGAGCTAGCCGACCAAATTAACGGCATGACCGCTCAGCTCCAAGAACTGGTTGATGGGCAGATTGAGCTGGCAGCCCAGCGGAAAGCAGAAGCCGATGCCTTGACCGAGCAGGTACTCAAACTGTTGGGTGAAATCAAGGGCGCAGCTCGAGGCGACCTGACCGTTCGGGCTGAGGTAACCGAAGGCGCAATGGGTAGTGTGGCTGACTCCTTCAACTTCCTGGTCAGTTCCCTCCGCCGCGTGGTTAACGGCATTCAGGAAGTAGCCACGCAGGTCACTAGTACCACGGGTGATTCTATTTCTGCGACTCAAGAACTCGCGACCCAAGCTCAGACCCAGGCGGTTCAGATTCAGGGCACGCTCAGCCAGTTGGAGCAGATGATTCATTCCATCCGGGATGTGGCAGAGGCCGCCCGCATGGCTGAACAGGTAGCTCAAAAAGCAGCGCTGACCGCAGAGGACGGCGGTCAGGCCGTAGACAAGACAGTCGAGGGGGTCAATGAGCTGCGCGACACCATCGCTCAAACCACAAAGATGATCAAACGCTTAGGCGAAGACTCCCAAAAAATCGAGAGCATCGTCAGTGTAATTTCCAAAATCGCTTCTCAAACTAACTTGCTGGCACTCAACGCCACAATCGAGGCAGCCCGAGCCGGGGAGCAGGGTGAAGGGTTTGCAGTGGTTGCTGAAGAAGTCCGCAAGCTGGCCGAACGCTCAGCCGAAGCGACCGAAGAAATCGATGCGATTGTGCGTTTGATTCAAGAGGGAACCGCCCAGGTCGTCATTGCCATGGAAGAAGGCACGCAGGAGGTCGTCCAGGGCACCCAGCTAGCGGCTCAAGCCAAAGAGCGCTTGGTCAGCATCATCGAAGTCAGCCGCGAAATCAACCATCTGGTGGTCAACATCTCTCAAGCGGCTCAGCAGCAAGCCTCAGTTGCTGACGTCATTGCTGGAACGGTGCAGC contains:
- a CDS encoding Rieske 2Fe-2S domain-containing protein; the encoded protein is MSILAGAPWLLAHRSMLGINKPQKLSLYGIDYVLWQDKTGKVNALPNACPHMGAMLSEGWCHEGKDQTSVVVCPFHALEFDGEGCTILPGSQKKTLPQLAPLELIIQNDFIWSYGGHEPQIPIPNILNEIASEYELIGHTADTSVETDLLTMLLNMHDYNHQNGTHRPLFRIEEVLFKSFSDQGHHSHAFYSMPTASTNLVEKLTNLDSLLLPKVIEAHLENYFPFLIIFHVENDLGKAKQIHLFVPESETRTRTYVLMYGLPKNPVFRLLGKKFLNFAKVVVEQDADILHKIYPNTPQKIKLNNEVGMDWVKRNFASWPQVTEPNLSKQAD
- a CDS encoding TetR/AcrR family transcriptional regulator translates to MRRLPKQKRSQQRVERILEAAAEVFAEVGYEAATTHLIAARAQTAIGSLYQFFPDKLAIFHALEERHMEQVLSIHNRLLSQIARLPLEPMVHLIVESFAAYFEHPGPRVVYIQYFVAPEMFSRFDESFTQGLIRSFAGLLRVRNPGLSIQKTELVAEVCIQSYNALLLVALRSGQTHRKQLYEEIRVLLMNYLRPYIGEDPLPEQEPNLAQPLSRCHLLAQQYQLSNRQCLALAFALEHGGLTIQNFEEICPEPSRRTLQRELRTIVDRGLLLPEGETNQLYYRLNPALLQTCDNL
- a CDS encoding chemotaxis protein CheW, coding for MTSSAITPLSKAAFPTQFLVFQHQTSSFAIELRLVQEVLTTIEQPITPVPNTAPMLLGLTNLRGEIVPVVDFGQFVGLEIVRLNSLESRILILENTQTSSSQTTARQNTIRFGVAVERVQGVVQFQAGKIEPSSNASPELIPYLRGLYDLNGQLLMVLSVATFANDSRW
- a CDS encoding response regulator, which encodes MAKGRFKKGEFGALLNTLHQRRFTGKLQVLSEQETSSQLIERVIFFKNGWIIYAGIGAPTIELYIRILSPHLKKTWERISAEAGLRKLGNIKVPSINNSYSFLGWLVYKGILTWEQVLSILEPHVLLVLERLLPNLGTFSLTAEPLDTIAIGFHVSELLHKVTTRQRQLSTLAPQLTSLNDRPVLNSLPCPESADILNSAQYKSFQKFIPWIDGDRSILDLAELQSQDTLKLAHACSVWSKAGWLRMVQTTSAAYAPTIVAIDDSAVMLELVKRSLKQYRVLTAQRATEGLALIFHEKPDLVVLDVSMPELDGFNLCSTIRSVDSCKHIPVLMLTARDGFLDKMRGRMAGTTEYLTKPFEGEKLCEVVDKYLQRKMVNHQDSVSKTG
- a CDS encoding response regulator, with protein sequence MSRVLVIDDVPSQQDLICRMLQEGGISVIRASSGEEGLNRIRKEKPDLLILDIVMPRMNGYEVLRELRADAATKRLPVVLCTTKGTDYDKSWGMDMGADAYITKPFDETQLLNTVRRLL
- a CDS encoding methyl-accepting chemotaxis protein; this translates as MYTSQRLEDGVRALRAGRYEEAIQLLEEGLKDDPSNLDLRYWLSKAHQQGQRDLDTAVELDQEYLTAQDWPERNGQNGKLVRRAEAYRSEAEDSFVDVSTTTNVDDQQSYERSGKNLNKSQSESNAKDKKTTVRPWDKLSLRTKATVLAVALGTVPVLGVGATAYYFTSQRITNNLISQQQVRATSISSTLSRLTQERYQDTIGLSTRTFLTDPNGRAATSDQVKVTSFKQYLEKGYDLAGFADLNGRVLIKAGDGLDDVSERDWFKAVSSTQRPVIIPPRKSSVTGEYSMFVGAPVVDGTTGKMIGVAYTRTPASYFNEVFAKEAKAISDNVKDFGSQKYLAINDLGNVFIAPEKNYYDKTVQEVFARAAVQLKTVNKVGSVQDTNRLDKQEYVVSYIPLPGGDGLPELNWGALVAQPTAELFAARQGLLFTFAIGIGVASLLVGVIAAYLANRATQPIVAAAGAVEKLGQGKLDTRIGVSGEDELAVLGSNINRMAVQLQSLLSQTQQQARMQKAEREKLQRQVDAIALAVNSIAQGKLDTRIPALTGEGVVKELADQINGMTAQLQELVDGQIELAAQRKAEADALTEQVLKLLGEIKGAARGDLTVRAEVTEGAMGSVADSFNFLVSSLRRVVNGIQEVATQVTSTTGDSISATQELATQAQTQAVQIQGTLSQLEQMIHSIRDVAEAARMAEQVAQKAALTAEDGGQAVDKTVEGVNELRDTIAQTTKMIKRLGEDSQKIESIVSVISKIASQTNLLALNATIEAARAGEQGEGFAVVAEEVRKLAERSAEATEEIDAIVRLIQEGTAQVVIAMEEGTQEVVQGTQLAAQAKERLVSIIEVSREINHLVVNISQAAQQQASVADVIAGTVQQMSQAAGETSKSAESVTDTLGSLNEVVDQLQNSVQNFRTT